DNA sequence from the Micromonas commoda chromosome 7, complete sequence genome:
ggcgcgtgcgtcgccatCACCGAGAAGGGatggggcgacgcgaggctcgggGACCTCGCGAGGTGCCTGGGcgccgtggcggacgcgcacCTCGGCCGTTGGGAAGAtgcgctggcggcggcgacgagtttGATGCACGACAGGTCGTCGCACGCGGAGATTGCGCCGTGGTGcctggcgacgcgcgtggcggcgctgacggcgacgcggcggccggaATCGGCCGTCGCGCTGTGGAAAAAGGCGTTAAAGCGCGAGCCCTTCGCGGGGTTGCGCCTCGGGAAAACCCCGCtctcgaccgccgcggaggctggcgcggaCATGCCGGCGTTtatcgccgcgcgagcgtttgcggcgcaggcgctttgggcggcgggcgccgccgaggaggctgtcGCGATGATCGAACAGCTGTGCGCGCAGTTGCGGacggtggcgctcgcggcgcacccgctgatgccctccgccgcgctcgccgtgggAGAGACGGTGGCTCGGGCGTCGTACGTCGGATTGGTGTCGAAGAGACAAGGGCGGGAGATGATGGCGCACTGTCACTCGTTCCTGGCGCAGAGGGCGAGCAGGCTGCTGCCCTTTGCCGCGGATCTGGCCGTCAAGCTGCGCaaggtggcgccgccggggttcaTCTAACTAAATGTGGTTCATTTTTAACGAGTCTATCTATCGTCTAACGCCTTCGTCATCCACGCGTGCGCGCGTCACTACCAGACCATGCGCTCGCATcccagcgccagcgccgctcGCATGTTCTGCTCGCACCCCGTCGTCAGCGCCCGCAGGCACGTtttcgcctcctcgcgaaccgccgccgccgtgtctTCGCCGCTGTAaaactccgcggcggtcgccgccgcggctacCCTGTCcaacgcgcccgccgcgccgagcctaCGCCGCGTCCCCTCCCCGCACGGTTCTGACGCGATTGTTCGAATCgctccgagcgccgcgattTGTACCCGGTGACTCAGCGGGTGCGATCCCATCGTGACGTGCAGCAGCGCGTCGGTCAAGCCGGTCTCGACGAAGAACGTGTTCGCGGGATCCAACGCGTccgctcgtcgagcgcgttccGAAGCGTCCGAAGGGctctcgtcgacgtcccacGCGACTCCGGGGGCGCCCAGCGTCTCGTCAtcatcttcttcttctttttcttcttcttcttcgtcgctCGCTCCGACGTCCCCGAAGAAGTTCGCCAACGAGCCTTCCACCGCGTTCTCCACCAGGCACGCGCGGCAAACCTCCGACGGGATCGAGAGGATCGCGACGCGATTGGTTCGGGTCACGTACGTCGCCACGTGTCGACACGCGGACGGCCCGTCGGACACAACCACCGGGTCCCTCGGACCGAACCAACGCCCGGTGCGAAGCACACCGCCgggtcccccgccgccgttcccgccaAAGTCGCACTCCCGCCTAGGCCCGAACGTAGCCTCGATCGTCGTCTGGCGAGCGGCGTCCGGCgagcggccgccgccggacgagGATACGGACGGATACTCGCTCACTGGATATTCGCTCGCCggcgaccagtcaccgcccgatcgcccgtcgcccgcctccgcgtcgagcagacgccgcgtcggcgacggcggcgggtcccaCGCGCGAATattcgacgcgtcctcgtcccccggTCGCGCGTGGCAacccacctcgccgccgaggacgacgcggacgaacGGATCGGAGTCGCCCtctcgagcgacgacgatgcccgCTTGATGGAACTCATCCACCGTAGCCGCGCGAAGcatcgttcgcgtcgccctctcggaacccacccccgcgtcgcctccgatGTCTCGGAAGAACGCGAGGGTGcccaaggaggcggcgaggacgtccacgtccgcgtcgtcgcgcggggggcggcgagtgggcggtgactggtcgggcggtgactggtcgggcggtgactggtcgccGAATCTCGGTCCtccgtccgcctcggccccTCCGCGTCTCCCTCTCCCTttgccctcgcggcggaccggTGAGGTCGCGGCGAGTATCCGCGCGcactccgcgacgcgagtgGCGTATCCGACGTCGAAGTACGCGTCCCCGAtcggatcgtcgtcgtcgttcgagtGCGCGTCGAGGGGGGGATCCTCGTCCGGATCGCTGGGTAacaactcgtcgtcgtcgtccgtgtcGCGCTCGATACCGCGGCTCGGttcgcccatcgcgcgcgccaggtCGCTCACGAGTCTGGCGGCTTCCACCTgaacgtcctcgtcgcccgcgtgcgcgcgaaTCGCGTGCGCGACCGACCACGGAgtgcccgcgtcgagcaacCACCCGACCACGTTCGTCTCGAGGCCCGTGTCGCCGTAGCCGTCGTGGTTGACGACGCGGTTGACGACGGCCCTCAGCTCTCTTAGGATCCGCGTCGCGTCATCGCCGGATGCGTCACGGagtcgcgcgagggtcgcgcgatacgccgcctcccccgagAAGGGCTCCGGCTCCATCGGTTGTGACGTTCGAGGCGACGGTTTGCGACGGCATCTCTCGGACTGGCTACATGTGATATTTTACCGTATTTACCTAACTCGTATTTCACGAATGTAACCAATTTACGCGTTCCATCTCACGACGACACTCAGCACTAACCATAATAACATCCACCGACTCCGGCCCGTCAGGTGCGATCGATCGATCCACAAACCCGCGAAGAGACCGATCCGTTCGAGATCACAAGAGGTGCGCCCTCGGGCAGCCGAGAGGCCCGGCGTCCCGTTTTGGATCAGGCGCCATGGACTCCATCCTCAAGTACGCGCAAAAGGCGCAGAAGGCCTACAACCACTACGGCAAATCCGAGGTGGAGGTCAAGGTCCTGGAGGCGACCGGCAAGGAGAACTGGGGCGTCCACGGCCAAGCGATGAAGGATATCGCCAGGCACACGCGGAACCGGAGCGACTGCGGGGAGATCATGCGGACGTTGTGGCAGCGCCTGGAGCACAGGGGCGACGAGTGGAGGCACGTCTACAAGGCCCTGACGCTCATGGAGTTCCTcgtggcgcacggcgacgagagcgTGACGCGTCAACTCCAGCAGAACATCTACGAGATCGAGAGGCTCGAGAATTTCCAGTACAAGGAGCCGAGCGGCAGGGACCAGGGCATCAACGTCCGCCAGAAGACCCAGACCCTGGTCAAGGTGCGCCCGCGTCACGAGCTATCCCCCACGTGACCGTCCACGGCGAGATCGGCACTCAACCCGGgcgggtcgccgcccgcgaaccCCACCGCCTCCCGACCCGTTTTCCCGGTCCCCCCGACTTCCATCTTAAATGATCGAACCAATCCTCTGACCGTccccgcgtcccgccccgCTCTTTGCAGCTCCTCAAGGAtcccgccgccatcgccgccgcgcgcgacaaGGCGATCGCGAACCAGAACAAGTACGGCGGCATATCGTCCGACCAGGTCCgcagcggcgccgtccctcgctcgccggcgccgccgtccccgtcgaggGATTGGGGGCGCGACTCCAGTCGCGACGAagaacgccgaggcggcggacacgTGGACGCGTTctcatcctccgcgaggtccgcgcccccgtcgggaCGCCcgcaccacgccgccgcgcccgccgccgcgccgtcccacCACGCGCACAGCTCGTCGCAACCAAACTTCGCCAACTttgacgaagacgacgacttcgaggACACCAAcgcggccaccgccgggCCCAAATCTTTCGTCCCCAGGATCGTCATGTCCGCCAAGCCGGGATCCAACGCGTCCGTGCCGagctccccggcgcccctcgcgcccccgcccgggtCCGCGGGGCACAGCAGGCGCAACACGGCGTCCGGAACGTCCGGGGACATCTTCGCCGACTTCGCGACTTCGACGACGGTGGCtaagccggcggcggatctattcggggcggcgccggtgagcgcggacccgttcgccgcgcctcccgcggcggcgtccaaggCGGCGACCGGGACGGACGATCTGTTCGGCgacttcgcggcgcccgccgcgtcggcggctcccgcgaaACCCTCGGTCGATCCGCTCGATCTGTACaacgcggctcccgcgcatCCGGGGATcggagccggcgcgaggatgggcgtgggcgcgggcggcgggatgTCGCCGGGTCCCGCCATGATGACAGGCGGCATGGGCCAGATGGGAGGGATGGGTGGGATGAACCAGATGGGGGCCATGGGAATGGGTCAGAtgggaggcgcggggatgAACCCGCagatgggcggcgcgggtccgggCATGGGAATGGGGATGAACCAGATGGGCGGGATGCAGATGGGAGGCATGGGTGGAATGAATCAGATGGGGGGAATGGCTCAGATGGGGGGCATGGGTGGCATGGGTCAGATGGGGGGCATGggctcccccgcgcccgcgtttcCCAAgcgcacccccgcgccccccgccgatCCGTTCAACACGTCATCGTTCGGCTCTcagccgagcccgccgccgaaaccCGGGCACGGGCACAAGAAGAACagctcg
Encoded proteins:
- a CDS encoding predicted protein produces the protein MDSILKYAQKAQKAYNHYGKSEVEVKVLEATGKENWGVHGQAMKDIARHTRNRSDCGEIMRTLWQRLEHRGDEWRHVYKALTLMEFLVAHGDESVTRQLQQNIYEIERLENFQYKEPSGRDQGINVRQKTQTLVKLLKDPAAIAAARDKAIANQNKYGGISSDQVRSGAVPRSPAPPSPSRDWGRDSSRDEERRGGGHVDAFSSSARSAPPSGRPHHAAAPAAAPSHHAHSSSQPNFANFDEDDDFEDTNAATAGPKSFVPRIVMSAKPGSNASVPSSPAPLAPPPGSAGHSRRNTASGTSGDIFADFATSTTVAKPAADLFGAAPVSADPFAAPPAAASKAATGTDDLFGDFAAPAASAAPAKPSVDPLDLYNAAPAHPGIGAGARMGVGAGGGMSPGPAMMTGGMGQMGGMGGMNQMGAMGMGQMGGAGMNPQMGGAGPGMGMGMNQMGGMQMGGMGGMNQMGGMAQMGGMGGMGQMGGMGSPAPAFPKRTPAPPADPFNTSSFGSQPSPPPKPGHGHKKNSSSGDVLSDLTSGMMGMGVGKKQGTGTPMKAGGKGGASLLDF
- a CDS encoding predicted protein, with translation MEPEPFSGEAAYRATLARLRDASGDDATRILRELRAVVNRVVNHDGYGDTGLETNVVGWLLDAGTPWSVAHAIRAHAGDEDVQVEAARLVSDLARAMGEPSRGIERDTDDDDELLPSDPDEDPPLDAHSNDDDDPIGDAYFDVGYATRVAECARILAATSPVRREGKGRGRRGGAEADGGPRFGDQSPPDQSPPDQSPPTRRPPRDDADVDVLAASLGTLAFFRDIGGDAGVGSERATRTMLRAATVDEFHQAGIVVAREGDSDPFVRVVLGGEVGCHARPGDEDASNIRAWDPPPSPTRRLLDAEAGDGRSGGDWSPASEYPVSEYPSVSSSGGGRSPDAARQTTIEATFGPRRECDFGGNGGGGPGGVLRTGRWFGPRDPVVVSDGPSACRHVATYVTRTNRVAILSIPSEVCRACLVENAVEGSLANFFGDVGASDEEEEEKEEEDDDETLGAPGVAWDVDESPSDASERARRADALDPANTFFVETGLTDALLHVTMGSHPLSHRVQIAALGAIRTIASEPCGEGTRRRLGAAGALDRVAAAATAAEFYSGEDTAAAVREEAKTCLRALTTGCEQNMRAALALGCERMVW